A window of Aquitalea denitrificans contains these coding sequences:
- a CDS encoding uracil-xanthine permease family protein, with amino-acid sequence MFQHVKVAISGAQILFVAFGALVLVPLLTGLNPAMALLGAGIGTLLFQLCTGRQVPIFLGSSFAFIGPIIYSMHTWGQGATMFGLFAAGFMYFVFAAIVRWRGMELVNKLLPPVVIGPVIMIIGLSVATAASGMAMGQAGGKQIMPYETSMLLAAISLATTIIVSIYARGMFKLVPILAGVTVGYIAAAFMGVVDFAKLANAPWFAAPVFHSPEVNWSAALFMLPVAIAPSIEHIGGVMAIGGVTGKDFTKTPGLHRTLMGDGLGVCLAGLIGGPPVTTYAEVTGAVMITRNFNPVTMTWAAVFAICMAFFGKFNALLQSIPMPVMGGIMVLLFGTIASIGLKTLIEAKVDLMQPRNLVIISVVLTAGIGGLTLKLGGLELAGVGLCSILAMALNLILPKSSASHDGIVEGQDI; translated from the coding sequence ATGTTCCAACACGTGAAGGTGGCCATCTCCGGCGCCCAGATCCTGTTCGTCGCCTTTGGCGCACTGGTTCTGGTTCCGCTCTTGACCGGCCTCAACCCGGCCATGGCCTTGCTCGGCGCCGGTATCGGCACCTTGCTGTTCCAGCTGTGTACCGGTCGTCAGGTACCCATTTTCCTGGGCAGCTCCTTTGCCTTTATCGGCCCCATCATCTACTCCATGCATACCTGGGGTCAGGGCGCCACCATGTTCGGCCTGTTCGCCGCCGGTTTCATGTATTTCGTGTTTGCTGCCATCGTGCGCTGGCGCGGCATGGAGCTGGTGAACAAGCTGCTGCCACCGGTGGTGATTGGCCCGGTCATCATGATCATCGGTCTGTCGGTCGCCACCGCAGCATCCGGCATGGCCATGGGACAGGCGGGCGGCAAGCAGATCATGCCGTATGAAACCTCCATGCTGCTGGCGGCCATTTCGCTGGCCACCACCATCATCGTGTCCATTTACGCACGTGGCATGTTCAAGCTGGTGCCGATTCTGGCCGGCGTTACCGTGGGTTATATCGCCGCCGCCTTCATGGGCGTGGTGGACTTTGCCAAGCTGGCCAACGCACCGTGGTTTGCCGCGCCGGTCTTCCATAGCCCGGAAGTCAACTGGTCTGCCGCGCTGTTCATGCTGCCGGTGGCCATTGCCCCGTCCATCGAACATATCGGTGGCGTGATGGCCATTGGTGGTGTAACCGGCAAGGACTTCACCAAGACCCCCGGTCTGCATCGCACCCTGATGGGCGATGGCCTGGGCGTATGCCTGGCCGGTCTGATTGGCGGCCCGCCGGTGACCACCTACGCCGAAGTAACCGGCGCGGTGATGATTACCCGCAACTTCAACCCGGTGACCATGACCTGGGCTGCCGTGTTTGCCATCTGCATGGCTTTCTTCGGCAAGTTCAATGCCCTGCTGCAATCCATCCCCATGCCGGTGATGGGCGGCATCATGGTGCTGCTGTTCGGCACCATCGCTTCCATCGGCCTGAAAACGCTGATTGAAGCCAAGGTAGACCTGATGCAGCCGCGCAATCTGGTGATCATCTCGGTAGTGCTGACTGCCGGTATCGGCGGCCTGACGCTGAAACTGGGCGGTCTGGAACTGGCCGGCGTGGGCCTGTGCTCGATTCTGGCCATGGCGCTGAACCTGATTCTGCCCAAATCCTCGGCCAGCCATGACGGCATTGTCGAAGGGCAGGACATCTGA
- the upp gene encoding uracil phosphoribosyltransferase produces MNIHVVNHPLVQHKLGLLREGDISTMKFRQLTQELARLLAYEATRDFELEATTIDGWCGKIDVQQIKGKKVTVVPILRAGIGMLDGVLDLVPSAKISVVGLARNEETLEPVSYFEKFVDSLDERIAIIIDPMLATGGSMVATIELLKRKGCKQIKAVVMVAAPEGVKTVNDAHPDVQLYAASLDSHLNENGYIIPGLGDAGDKIFGTKHV; encoded by the coding sequence ATGAATATCCATGTAGTCAACCATCCGCTGGTACAGCACAAACTCGGCCTGCTGCGCGAAGGCGATATCAGCACCATGAAATTCCGCCAGCTTACTCAGGAGCTGGCCCGTCTCCTGGCTTACGAAGCCACTCGCGATTTCGAACTGGAAGCCACCACCATCGACGGCTGGTGCGGCAAGATCGACGTGCAGCAGATCAAGGGCAAGAAAGTCACCGTGGTTCCCATCCTACGCGCTGGCATCGGCATGCTGGACGGCGTGCTCGACCTGGTTCCCTCCGCCAAGATCAGCGTGGTGGGCCTGGCCCGCAATGAAGAAACGCTGGAGCCGGTGTCCTATTTCGAAAAATTCGTCGACAGCCTGGACGAGCGCATTGCCATCATCATCGACCCGATGCTGGCTACCGGCGGCTCCATGGTGGCCACCATCGAACTGCTCAAGCGCAAGGGCTGCAAGCAGATCAAGGCCGTGGTGATGGTAGCTGCGCCCGAAGGCGTGAAAACCGTCAACGACGCCCATCCGGACGTGCAGCTGTATGCCGCATCGCTGGACAGTCATCTGAATGAAAACGGCTACATCATTCCGGGTCTGGGTGATGCCGGTGACAAGATTTTCGGCACCAAGCACGTTTGA
- a CDS encoding EAL domain-containing protein, whose translation MTSSQTDGFFAPPDHPASPLTADNGTAMPIDEIWKALVNDQLVPYFQPIVDVQTRRVVGAEALARWRHPALGVLSPITFVPVMEERGMIRELTELILEKTLYACRDWLDQGFELNVSINLSAQLLADPQLTGHLSQKTRLAGLKPANLALEFSENTLRQHWSVADVQLATLRQAGFGVMVDEFGIGVGLTDKLKSSHFSGLKIDRAFVHGAGDNQHLRAILGEALALGKAEGLQTIGMGVEDAGDLSVLSELGCQSVQGYICSAPLPATGLIPWISSWEKR comes from the coding sequence ATGACCTCTTCCCAGACAGACGGCTTTTTCGCACCTCCGGATCATCCAGCCAGCCCGCTGACCGCGGACAACGGCACTGCCATGCCGATTGATGAAATCTGGAAGGCACTGGTCAATGACCAACTGGTTCCGTATTTTCAGCCGATTGTCGATGTCCAGACCCGCCGCGTCGTCGGGGCCGAAGCGCTGGCGCGCTGGCGCCATCCTGCGCTGGGCGTGCTTTCTCCCATCACTTTTGTTCCGGTCATGGAAGAACGCGGCATGATTCGCGAACTGACCGAACTGATTCTGGAAAAGACGCTGTACGCATGCCGTGACTGGCTGGATCAGGGTTTTGAGCTGAATGTGTCGATCAACCTGTCGGCCCAGTTGCTGGCAGACCCGCAGCTGACAGGGCACCTGAGCCAGAAAACCCGACTGGCCGGACTCAAGCCTGCCAATCTGGCTCTGGAGTTCTCGGAAAATACCTTGCGTCAGCATTGGTCGGTGGCTGATGTGCAACTGGCCACCCTACGCCAGGCCGGCTTTGGCGTGATGGTGGATGAGTTCGGTATTGGCGTGGGCCTGACCGACAAACTCAAATCCAGCCATTTCAGCGGGCTGAAAATCGACCGGGCTTTTGTTCATGGTGCAGGGGACAACCAGCACCTGCGCGCCATATTGGGTGAGGCGCTGGCACTAGGCAAGGCCGAGGGACTGCAAACCATCGGCATGGGGGTTGAGGATGCTGGCGATCTATCGGTACTGAGCGAGCTGGGCTGCCAGTCGGTACAAGGCTATATCTGTTCTGCCCCACTGCCAGCCACAGGGTTAATTCCGTGGATTTCCAGCTGGGAAAAGCGGTAG
- the grxD gene encoding Grx4 family monothiol glutaredoxin: protein MDTQEIIKQTVTENPVVLFMKGTAQFPQCGFSSRAVQILKACGVETIKTVDVLQDPEIRQGIKEFSNWPTIPQLYVKGEFIGGSDIMYEMYQSGELQQVLESL, encoded by the coding sequence ATGGATACCCAGGAAATCATCAAGCAGACAGTCACCGAAAATCCGGTTGTGCTGTTCATGAAAGGTACGGCCCAGTTTCCGCAGTGCGGCTTCTCTTCGCGCGCAGTGCAAATCCTGAAAGCCTGTGGAGTGGAAACCATCAAAACCGTTGACGTGCTGCAGGATCCGGAAATCCGCCAGGGCATCAAGGAGTTCTCCAACTGGCCGACTATCCCGCAACTGTATGTTAAGGGCGAGTTCATTGGCGGTTCGGACATCATGTACGAAATGTACCAGTCCGGCGAATTGCAGCAGGTGTTGGAAAGCCTGTAA
- a CDS encoding chloride channel protein: protein MPDARVARRLGQHGLRASRRLRYLYLSMALWRRRAPIWIAAILIGLVAAVFANGSHLSHELFYQIYDQSPFWALLITPAGLGLSVWLLRTFFEGAGGGGIPQTIIAMQPGMHALRARILTMRAAMGKMVLTLIGVSCGSTMGYEGPIVQVGAAIKYSLNREAALRHEGVARSFILAGAAAGVAAAFNTPLAGIVFAIEEMGRTFDQRASSTILLSVILAGITAIAVLGDYNYFGVVSVALDLRAGWMAIPVCGIIGGIIGGLTSRIILILAERLPGPLHGWRSHYPILFAIACGLLLALIGIASDGITFGTGYFRAKEIIEGGGSSMQEYGILKLVSLVITYISGAPGGMFAPSLAVGAGFGLNLSLLLPALPQAAMVLLGMVAFFSGMTRAPMTGFVIVMEMTSSSSTMIIPLMATALMAANVSRLMNRHALYDGQAELFLQQLRARNQAN from the coding sequence ATGCCCGACGCCAGAGTCGCCCGACGCCTGGGACAGCACGGCCTGCGCGCCAGTCGCCGCCTGAGATACCTGTATCTGTCCATGGCATTGTGGCGACGTCGGGCTCCCATCTGGATTGCCGCCATTCTCATCGGCCTGGTGGCCGCCGTGTTTGCCAATGGCAGCCATCTGTCACATGAGCTGTTCTACCAGATCTACGACCAGTCGCCGTTCTGGGCGCTGTTGATCACCCCGGCCGGGCTGGGCTTGTCGGTGTGGCTGCTGCGCACCTTTTTCGAAGGTGCGGGCGGTGGCGGCATTCCGCAAACCATTATTGCCATGCAGCCGGGTATGCATGCGCTGCGCGCCCGCATCCTCACCATGCGTGCGGCGATGGGCAAGATGGTACTGACGCTGATTGGCGTCAGCTGCGGCTCTACCATGGGTTATGAAGGCCCCATCGTGCAGGTGGGGGCGGCCATCAAGTATTCGCTCAACCGTGAAGCCGCGCTGCGGCATGAAGGCGTGGCACGCAGCTTCATTCTGGCCGGTGCCGCCGCCGGGGTGGCAGCCGCCTTCAACACGCCGCTGGCGGGCATCGTGTTCGCCATCGAGGAAATGGGCCGCACCTTCGACCAGCGTGCCAGCTCCACCATCCTGCTGTCGGTGATTCTGGCCGGTATTACCGCCATTGCCGTACTGGGTGATTACAACTATTTCGGCGTAGTGTCAGTAGCGCTGGATCTGCGCGCCGGCTGGATGGCCATTCCGGTGTGCGGCATCATCGGCGGCATCATCGGCGGGCTGACATCGCGCATCATCCTGATACTGGCCGAACGCTTGCCCGGCCCGTTGCATGGCTGGCGCAGCCACTATCCCATTCTGTTTGCCATTGCCTGTGGCTTGCTGCTGGCACTTATCGGCATTGCCAGCGACGGTATCACTTTTGGCACCGGTTATTTCCGTGCCAAGGAAATCATCGAAGGCGGCGGCAGCAGCATGCAGGAATACGGCATCCTCAAGCTGGTTTCACTGGTCATCACCTATATCAGCGGCGCGCCAGGCGGCATGTTCGCCCCCTCGCTGGCCGTGGGAGCCGGCTTTGGCCTGAACCTGTCTCTGCTACTGCCCGCCCTGCCACAGGCTGCCATGGTGTTACTGGGCATGGTGGCATTTTTCTCCGGCATGACCCGCGCCCCGATGACCGGCTTTGTCATCGTGATGGAAATGACCTCATCCTCGTCCACCATGATCATCCCGCTGATGGCCACTGCGCTGATGGCGGCCAACGTGTCGCGCCTCATGAACCGCCATGCACTGTATGACGGCCAGGCCGAATTATTTTTGCAGCAGTTGCGCGCCCGCAATCAGGCAAATTGA
- a CDS encoding RsmB/NOP family class I SAM-dependent RNA methyltransferase: MSHSQLKHIETVISQMTRFDRPADAVLSAYFRENVKLGSNDRHLIAETAFGCLRRLIQFRALIAPEKATPRRLAMVALMRLQKLNIKEMADCTSAGEREWLGGIKGKTLEDSLSVAAELPEWVIERLAEKDPKDVLALGLGLMEAAPLDLRVNTMKMKRDEAIDRLRADGMPCEPTPYSPIGIRLQGKPALAKYELFKSGAIEVQDEGSQLLGLITGARRGEMVVDFCAGAGGKTLLLGAQMASSGRLYAFDVSEKRLANLKPRLARSGLSNVHPQLLAHENDSKVKRLAGKADRVLVDAPCSGLGTLRRNPDLKFRQSPESVAELNVKQTAILASAARLVKVGGRLVYATCSLLPQENRDIVEAFLAAHPDFSLLPMDEALAEQKIPLEIGDYLQLKPHLHNSDGFFAAVLVRKAH, from the coding sequence ATCAGCCATAGCCAACTGAAACACATCGAAACCGTCATCAGCCAGATGACCCGCTTCGACCGCCCGGCCGACGCCGTGCTGTCCGCCTACTTCCGCGAAAACGTGAAGCTCGGTTCCAACGACCGTCACCTGATTGCCGAAACCGCCTTTGGCTGCCTGCGCCGCCTGATCCAGTTCCGTGCGCTGATTGCCCCGGAAAAGGCCACACCGCGCCGCCTGGCCATGGTGGCGCTGATGCGTCTGCAAAAGCTCAATATCAAGGAAATGGCCGACTGCACCAGCGCTGGCGAACGCGAATGGCTGGGTGGCATCAAGGGCAAGACGCTGGAAGACAGCCTGTCCGTGGCGGCCGAACTGCCGGAATGGGTGATCGAACGTCTGGCAGAAAAAGACCCGAAAGACGTGCTGGCACTGGGCCTGGGCCTGATGGAAGCTGCCCCGCTCGACCTGCGCGTCAACACCATGAAGATGAAGCGCGACGAAGCAATCGACCGTCTGCGCGCTGACGGCATGCCCTGCGAACCGACACCTTACTCGCCCATCGGTATCCGCCTGCAAGGCAAGCCCGCGCTGGCCAAGTACGAGTTGTTCAAGTCCGGTGCCATCGAAGTGCAAGATGAAGGCAGCCAGCTGCTGGGCCTGATCACCGGCGCGCGTCGCGGTGAAATGGTGGTGGACTTCTGTGCCGGTGCCGGTGGCAAGACCCTGCTACTGGGCGCGCAAATGGCCTCCAGCGGCCGCCTGTATGCCTTTGACGTGTCGGAAAAACGCCTGGCCAACCTCAAGCCGCGTCTGGCCCGCTCCGGTCTGTCCAATGTGCATCCGCAACTGCTGGCACATGAAAACGACAGCAAGGTGAAGCGTCTGGCCGGCAAGGCCGATCGCGTACTGGTGGATGCCCCCTGCTCCGGCCTGGGCACGCTGCGCCGCAATCCGGACCTGAAATTCCGCCAGAGCCCGGAAAGCGTGGCCGAACTGAACGTCAAGCAAACTGCCATCCTGGCCTCGGCAGCCCGTCTGGTCAAAGTGGGCGGCCGTCTGGTGTATGCCACCTGCAGCCTGCTACCGCAGGAAAACCGCGACATCGTGGAAGCCTTCCTGGCCGCGCATCCGGACTTCAGCCTGCTGCCGATGGACGAGGCGCTGGCAGAGCAGAAAATCCCGCTAGAGATCGGCGATTATCTGCAACTGAAGCCGCATCTGCATAATTCTGACGGTTTCTTCGCCGCAGTTCTGGTCAGAAAGGCGCATTGA